CTCCCATATTAGTATACCACTGAACTGACTTAATCTTCGGAGGAAGACCGGGGGATTCAGCCCCGCCTCTGACAATCCAAACAATTGATCCTTGATTAGCTACTCCACCAATCCGGCGCACACTCTCGATAGCTGGAGCAGCTCGTCTGGTCAAAAGTTACCTCTTCACTCTTCAATTAACTGCCAATAGATCTCTAACAAGGAAATGCAAATTTGTTTTCTGTAAGAGAACAGATCGTTATTGCACTTTCATAGTCTCGTCGGTCAAGAGACTTAAAAAGGAGCCGTTCTCACATCTAGATGCGCATGTACAGATGTTTGAACTCTTGACTGAAGTCATATCTAGTCATATCTGCACATCGTGTTTTATGTGATGACCAACTCTCTTCCACTTTCATAATCAAAATATAAGTAACAATAATTTCTctaataaaatttaacaaagaaattaacaaaaatttcatagctcaatattgcattaataaatgcaaataatttgtaTCATAAAACATTAATTTGGCGTGggttgagaatttgactaaattGCTCTATTTAAAACGATTTGCATTTCTACGGAGTATCTTTTGTTTTGGTATAGTAGGTTTCAACACATCGCCTCTAAGATACAACAGCCTAACATTTTTCTTACTATAATCTACTATaatctacactattgaagtaaaaCAGAAACCTCACATAACATCGTTATTTATCCTATAAACTCCAATAGCAGTGAgttgaagaaaaatagaaaatagttCAAAGATAGTAAAGTATGTATTGTGACTTGGTTGATAGAAGCGTCTATTTGTAGGTTGAAAAATTAGGAATATTAAAATACCAACATTAAGTGGAATAAATATATCATATTTTCAACGACAAATTAAAAATTCTAGATTCATTGTCTCATGGTAAAAAATTTACTAAATGAATTCATAAACCTACTCATTATATAGGTTACACAATTCAAGACATCAatctcatttttaaaatataagttACACTTTTGAATGATTGAATTTGTAGCTACAAATTTATTAAAaagtttataatttattatgtttaaatttaaaataaacatatgatatttttttattaaaatatccaacaaaCTCACTTAAAGCGAGTTGATTATTTATGGAGTTATTTGACTAGCCCAAAATGGGAAACAATCGTTACTTCTACACTTGCTCAAACATGCAATTGAACGGGGATAGAGAAGAAGCACAAGCACATGAGATTCCACCTGCAAGCATTTGGTTTATAATCGAAAGTTCATAATAAAGTTGAATTTGGATTACAagttattttctcaaaatttgaaaaatatatctGAAATTTGTATGACCTAATAGTACAATAGCATAGTTCTATAAAAAAGAAGGCGggtgaattttttcttttttgatacaGCATTTATGCTCAAATATTGAGAGAGGttctcaagaaattgaaattaaaCTTTCAATCATAAACAAGATACATAAAGTGCTTTGTTGAGCCTCAAACGAGTAAGGGGGCATTTCTTTCCGAAAGTAATTTCCGTTGGCTTTCTCCTGCTTCCGAGATGACAAAAGTTTATTTGCTTTTCCTGCATCTAGAACGGCTCTGGGAGATGAAGCCCATTGGAATAGAGCCTACTGGACAAATTCCATTGTATTACATCCCACTGGACACTGTCAACGTTCATCAAAGAGTGGTACTGCCATACTGGGCTAGGCCTGGGCCCATTGTCACGTTCTTTAAGTTGCTGGTTGCTACACTACTGTCTCTCAACTTTTCATATTTACAATTTTACCCCTccgttcaaaaacaaaaatccagCACACATGTTTAAAGCGGTATACCGGAAGGGAAAGGCAACAGGCAGGAAAGAAAGTTAGAAAGAGAGCccaaaaaagcaaagaaaaatgggaaaagATCTGAGCGACGACCAAGTTTCTTCCATGAAAGAAGCCTTCACGCTCTTCGATACCGACGGCGACGGAAAGATCGCCCCGTCGGAGCTAGGGATTCTGATGCGTTCATTGGGTGGAAACCCGACCCAAGCCCAACTCAAGGCCATAATCAACGAGGAAAAGCTCAACGCTGCTTTCGATTTCAACCGATTTTTAGACCTAATGTCGAAGCATCTCAAGCGTGAGCCCTTTGATCGCCAACTCCGGGACGCATTCAAGGTCCTTGATAAGGATGGGACCGGATTCGTTGTCGTTTCGGATCTCAGGCACATTTTGACCAGTATCGGGGAGAAGCTGGAGCCTGCGGAGTTTGATGAGTGGATCCGAGAGGTGGATGTTGGATCCGATGGCAAGATCCGCTACGAGGACTTCATTGCCAGGATGGTGGCTAAGTGATTTTTTCCTCCTGTGAGTATGACCTAGGGTTTCATGTTTTACAAACTTGGTTTATATTtggttgtttttcattttctttacctATTGTTGACGGGAAAACGAATCATTTACGTATCGTCTTATATGCAAATGCATACATTTTCTGAACTCCCGAAGATGGAATGAGACCTGTAATGATGTTTAGTATGGATATGACATACAGCATGTTCTTGAATATGTTGTTTATTTGTCCTTTTCTATGCAGTCGCGTCGTAATATTCAAATAGAGATTGATCAAGTGATTTTATAGCTCAAAGCCCCTTATGTGGCTTCTGGGATTGCGGAGAAGTTTTAGCCCCTCAGTGATGCAGCTTTCCTTAATCCATAAATTGACCCTGAGATTGGGGAATTGGCATACAGTGTAAAGTTCTTGTTATGTGTTTTGGAGTATAGTTTTGGGAGGCATATTCATCTGTAATAAATTAAAACCTTCTAATATGAAGCCTTAGTTGGGAATGAAAATCCTAAGGATTTCTCCTCCCTCTTTGAAAGGAACCAGAGAAAGGAAATCCGTATGTGTATGTACACCCAATGTGATGTTTGTCCAATCCTTTTTCTCTTGTACTTCTCACATTTGAAATAAGTATTGAACCTTTCTCTCACTAAATGCTCTCTTCACCAATTCCTTCCATcactccaaaaattttgaaatgagggAAACCTCAATGCTTTCTGTGTCTAACTGGTCTGGCTCAAGACATTAGGtctgtcttagctttcagctaTATACAACTTACTACGTTGTTAATGCACCAAGAAgtaaccgagagagagagagagagagagcttttGTACAATAAAGTAGTGAACTTGATTTTGGACTGAGGGTGGTGTTGGAATACAATAGGTAGAAAGAAGTTTTACACCTTTTACATGGCTTCATAGGATATGGGTTGCATGACTTGTTCAGATTCGTGCGACTTTATTGCATTATCTGAAGCCAAGAGTAATGTTCTCCTTTAAACCAATGCAAATGATCTGTTGCAGTTGGACGTTAAGGGAATAACATGTATATAACTTATATACTTCCCTGAAAGATTGCTATTGTTCCgtcatatttttccttttatgcCTTGTTTGAAAATGAGATGCTGTTGGTATTGCACATTGAAGCTTTTGTCAAGTCTGACTTGCAATTAATGACCATATTTGGAGTTAGAGAAatatttgtttcaaatggagTACAATGGGAGGATACTGAGAGAATGCAAAAGAGATATCACTAAACTCCTGTGCATAGCATAAATGGTTCACAAGATTTAGCTGTCTGACATAATTCTCCCCACTCATTTGTCCTGCAGTAAATTCTGTTGGTGAAGTTCTGCAGATGAATATCCTACCTTGCCCTCACAGTTAAATAGACATTGTGAATCTTCATTGCCGCTGATAGGCGCAAATGATTGCTATTTATTGCTTATAGATGCTTGTTCTCTTACAACATTTCTTTTCACGAGttcaatttaatttcctatgatcatttCACTTTATCTTGTAGAATAAACCGTGCTGTTTTGAAGATTTAGGTTTCTATCCTGACCAGTCCTACGCATATGCTACCTCCCATGTTATACAAGTCGTAGAAGGATTTGACTAGAATTTTGACATCATTTATGTCAATTTTAGCCGTTTATCTGCGATGTTGTTGAGTAAGTTGTGCTAGCAAAGTGGAAGATCTTTTGTTGTGTTTAATATTGAACACGATATGAAGTTTGTAAGTTAAAAAAGTGTCGAGCTGCTATATTGATGGTTTGCATGAAGCAACTGACATTGTTGTGCACAATCCTTCAGGCTAGACcatctttttaaatcaaaacaaaaagtttTCTGATTTATGTTTATCTTTTACAGGTGGTTCAAAGCAGTGATTGTATTGTTGATTAGCACGAAGCAGGAACGTGAATTTTCTGGCGTACTATCTGATTCATCATTTTGAAGTGGGTTTTCATTTTCAGATCCTGCCTCATTTTAGTCTCACTACTCGTTTATGTCAGATTAGGAGGGAAAAAAACTGTTCTTAATATATTTGAGaggattttttattttcttgtattttgtTCTTAGAATCCTGAAATGGACAAGTATCAGGATAAGTATTTCGGATCTAGATGTACTTCAGCATACAGATGTTTGGTGCTCTGATCAACCTGTTTGTACAGTTCGAGTCGGATTGAGCTTTAATTTGGTGTATCTGCTTTTCTCTCTTTAACTAATTTGTGTGTGGACATTCATTTTGAGTACGTTCTTATTGAGTGTCTGGACTTCTCGTGGTGGGCTGTTACAATGACTTTTTGGGCTTGTGCTCCTTTGAGATTTAATCGGCTCTGCTCTGCCTCTGTCTCAGCAATAAGTTTTCAGCTGTATCTAATTGCTTGCATTGGGACCAAGTCCTATAGGTACATGATAAGCAGAATGTGTACGTAATGAGTAGGATTCTGATCAGTAAATGAATAGTATGGTAATTTCCTCTTCGACTCCGGTTATCAGGATACTGGCATTTTTCGTTTCGACTTCACAGTTTCGGGTCTGTACCTGTTGTGACAGCCAACGGCTTCATCCAATTCAAAGACCTCCCAACCTATTTCTGTCTGAGCTGATCCTTGTGTGCGGCACCAGAACAGGATCTAATTAGAAGGGTTAGGACGGATGCAATCTAATCAAATCTCCCAAAACCCGCGCCTTCTGCGTTAATACCCACTCTCTGAATGTCATCCCAAAAAACAAGTGACAATTCTAATGGGAAACGTGATAGCACAATCATGGCTACCATAATTCCTTTCCCCCTCAGCCGAACCATAAATCTTCATATCAGTCCACATGTATCTGTTTTGAGACGGACGGATCCATTAATTTGGGCCAGTGCGTAGGCGTCTGTTCTCTCAACATTTCGGTCCAAAACAGAACCAACAGCTAAAGTTAGAGGCCCAATGTCAATTGGTTAAAATATAAGGGCAGTTGCGACATTTTGACCGGCTGAGGAAACCGTcggctttatatggtttaaaccCTAGTAACACATCCAGTTTAGACTTTAGAGGAGTGCTAGGGTTTGTGGCCATTCGAAGGTAAAAGTCGGTCGTTGAGCACATCGCGCCTCCGCTACCAGCGCCACACTCCGTCACCATGGGTCGTATGCATAGTCGCGGGTTTGCTTTCTCTTCCTCTCAAACAAAGAAACAACAAATGAGATTACTCATGCTCATTTTAATTCATTTGTAAAGCAGAggctgacttttttttttttaaattttccgGTGATTGTAAAATCCAGTAAGGGTATTTCTGCATCGGCTCTCCCTTACAAGAGAACTCCTCCAAGCTGGCTGAAGATCTCCTCCCAGGATGTTAGTAGAATTTCGTTATGTTACTACTTTTCCGGATGTACCAGCATA
This portion of the Coffea arabica cultivar ET-39 chromosome 2e, Coffea Arabica ET-39 HiFi, whole genome shotgun sequence genome encodes:
- the LOC113730153 gene encoding probable calcium-binding protein CML13: MGKDLSDDQVSSMKEAFTLFDTDGDGKIAPSELGILMRSLGGNPTQAQLKAIINEEKLNAAFDFNRFLDLMSKHLKREPFDRQLRDAFKVLDKDGTGFVVVSDLRHILTSIGEKLEPAEFDEWIREVDVGSDGKIRYEDFIARMVAK